One genomic region from Candidatus Thorarchaeota archaeon encodes:
- a CDS encoding Zn-ribbon domain-containing OB-fold protein, which translates to MAEHGVAKVWRKQQEIYRIQGNHCTTCDRHFFPPRLVCPECRRQGNLETYKFKGLGKIHTFSVVRQAPEDFKRQVPYIVAQVELDEGPRLTTQIVNCDIESVYVGMRVRACFRKITEYGPGGIIVYGYKFEPTMRVTGHE; encoded by the coding sequence ATGGCAGAACACGGAGTAGCTAAAGTCTGGCGTAAACAACAGGAAATTTACAGAATACAAGGGAATCACTGCACAACATGTGACAGACACTTTTTCCCCCCAAGACTGGTCTGTCCGGAATGCAGAAGACAAGGCAATTTGGAGACCTACAAGTTCAAGGGTCTTGGCAAGATACATACATTCTCTGTCGTCCGACAGGCGCCAGAGGACTTCAAGAGGCAAGTACCCTATATCGTAGCCCAAGTCGAACTAGATGAGGGCCCGAGGTTGACAACACAGATTGTCAATTGTGACATCGAATCGGTATACGTCGGCATGCGAGTCCGAGCATGCTTCCGAAAGATAACCGAATACGGACCAGGCGGAATCATCGTTTATGGGTATAAATTCGAGCCAACAATGAGAGTAACAGGCCACGAGTAA
- a CDS encoding thiolase domain-containing protein, whose protein sequence is MNKRVAIAGVGMSKFGELWDKNLRDITLQAGLGAIIDAGVAGADIDAVTIGNMSAGRFTGQEHLGALAVDMGGLGDIPGYSVEAACASGAAAIRHAYMAIKSGEHDVILVLGCEKMSDVNQTEAMKTISVASDWEWEGMLGATFPALYAFMARKHMLDYGTTDEQLSLVAVKNHKNAVDNPYAQFRRELPLEVVMNSGYLADPIRLLHSSPITDGAAGVIMCTEEKAKEITDTPVYVESSAQASDTLSLHDREDITTMSAVVGSTETALDRAGLSIEDIDVFELHDSFTISEIMLTEDVGIVDKGKGGEAVEQGLTEIDAEYPVNPSGGLKARGHPVGATGVAQIVELYHQIMGDAGKRQVADAEHGLAVNIGGTGATSIVHIMGR, encoded by the coding sequence ATGAACAAAAGAGTAGCTATCGCAGGAGTAGGAATGTCCAAATTCGGTGAGCTGTGGGACAAAAATCTGCGCGACATAACCCTACAAGCTGGCCTAGGTGCAATTATAGATGCGGGTGTAGCGGGAGCAGATATCGATGCAGTCACTATCGGAAACATGAGTGCAGGGAGATTTACAGGCCAAGAACATCTAGGAGCCCTAGCAGTGGATATGGGTGGGCTAGGTGACATACCTGGATATAGCGTCGAAGCAGCATGTGCAAGCGGAGCAGCAGCCATTCGCCACGCATACATGGCAATAAAATCTGGTGAACATGACGTTATTCTCGTGCTCGGATGCGAGAAAATGAGTGATGTCAACCAGACAGAAGCTATGAAGACTATTAGCGTTGCATCAGATTGGGAGTGGGAAGGAATGCTCGGAGCAACATTCCCAGCTCTTTACGCATTTATGGCAAGGAAGCACATGTTAGATTATGGAACCACAGATGAACAACTCAGCTTGGTCGCTGTGAAGAACCACAAGAACGCCGTTGATAATCCGTATGCTCAGTTCAGAAGAGAACTCCCATTAGAGGTGGTTATGAATTCTGGTTATCTTGCAGACCCAATACGACTGCTTCACTCATCACCAATTACAGACGGAGCTGCAGGAGTGATAATGTGTACAGAAGAGAAGGCAAAGGAAATCACCGATACTCCAGTCTACGTCGAATCTTCAGCTCAAGCTAGTGACACCCTTTCCCTCCACGACAGAGAAGATATAACCACGATGAGTGCGGTTGTGGGATCAACAGAAACAGCACTAGATCGGGCAGGACTTTCGATAGAAGATATTGATGTATTCGAACTGCACGACAGCTTCACAATAAGTGAAATCATGTTGACCGAAGATGTTGGCATCGTAGACAAAGGAAAGGGCGGTGAAGCAGTAGAACAAGGTTTGACAGAGATAGATGCCGAATACCCTGTCAATCCCTCTGGTGGTCTCAAGGCGCGTGGACACCCAGTCGGGGCAACAGGTGTTGCTCAGATAGTGGAGCTTTATCACCAAATAATGGGCGATGCCGGTAAGCGGCAGGTGGCCGATGCAGAACATGGTCTCGCCGTTAATATCGGTGGAACAGGTGCAACATCAATAGTACACATTATGGGGAGATGA
- a CDS encoding hydroxymethylglutaryl-CoA synthase, with the protein MVGIVGYGVYIPRYRIKTEDIAEVWGEDGERMASRLGVYEKSLPGPDEDVVTISVEAARNALKQGQVDPTDIGAIYVGSESHPYAVKPTATIVAEAVGCSTNMTAADYEFACKAGTAAIQTCMGLVKSNMIKVGMAIGSDTAQGRPGDALEYSAAAGGAAYLIGEKDVLATIEDTTSFTTDTPDFWRREGEDYPSHGARFTGKPAYYRHVMEGANLLWEKTDTTVEDYDHFIFHMPNGKFPVSVARKLGVPMEKLEESLVVRQIGNTYSGSAMIGLARILDIAEPNDRIFMVSYGSGAGSDAFAIRVEDAITERRGEVPTVDDYITRKTYVNYAIYAKFRRKIKSLE; encoded by the coding sequence ATGGTAGGTATAGTTGGTTACGGTGTCTACATCCCGCGCTATCGGATTAAAACTGAAGACATTGCCGAGGTTTGGGGTGAGGATGGCGAAAGGATGGCAAGCAGACTTGGTGTTTATGAGAAATCCCTTCCGGGTCCAGATGAAGATGTTGTAACTATTTCTGTTGAAGCAGCAAGGAATGCACTCAAACAAGGCCAAGTTGATCCAACAGATATCGGAGCGATTTATGTTGGTTCAGAATCTCACCCCTATGCAGTGAAACCGACTGCTACTATCGTGGCAGAAGCGGTTGGTTGTTCAACTAATATGACCGCTGCGGATTATGAATTCGCCTGTAAAGCAGGAACCGCAGCAATTCAGACTTGTATGGGTCTTGTCAAATCCAATATGATCAAAGTAGGTATGGCTATAGGCTCGGATACAGCACAGGGACGGCCAGGAGATGCACTTGAATACTCAGCAGCAGCTGGTGGTGCCGCATATCTTATTGGAGAAAAAGACGTGTTAGCTACGATTGAGGATACAACATCATTTACCACTGATACTCCGGACTTCTGGCGAAGGGAAGGAGAAGATTACCCCAGTCATGGCGCCCGATTTACTGGAAAGCCGGCATACTACCGTCATGTCATGGAGGGGGCTAATCTCCTTTGGGAGAAAACAGATACTACGGTTGAAGACTATGATCATTTCATCTTTCATATGCCAAATGGGAAATTCCCTGTTTCGGTAGCACGGAAGCTCGGCGTGCCCATGGAGAAGCTCGAAGAGAGCCTAGTGGTCCGCCAAATTGGCAACACCTATTCAGGGTCAGCCATGATTGGCCTCGCCCGGATTTTGGACATTGCGGAACCAAATGACCGGATTTTCATGGTCTCATATGGTTCAGGAGCAGGGAGTGATGCATTTGCCATTCGTGTGGAAGATGCAATTACCGAACGCAGAGGAGAAGTGCCGACAGTAGACGATTACATCACAAGGAAGACGTATGTCAATTACGCAATCTATGCGAAGTTTCGACGTAAAATCAAGTCACTTGAATAA
- a CDS encoding NAD(P)H-hydrate dehydratase, producing MQEEALTTKEMRVLELNCEYLGADLGTLMQNAGREVAREIDKRIDVQGRKILILSGRGGNGGDGMVAAIHLHEAGASVEICLLGSEDRITNNDTEANWNIIKNLDGIKKQELKTESAVKSCYAIDDADIIIDGMLGFGLGGNVREPIKSAVERVNASEAAIFSIDIPTGIDSDTGKVWGTAVKADTTITMHAPKVGLLKAKEYTGEIVTVSIGIPPEADQICGPGDLSVMAGRRPPYSHKGDYGRILVIGGSDVFSGAPALCGLAALRTGADLVEIIAPDPVVPAIRSYSPSMIVHGLGTEVLSLESVDKVTKLAKKCDVTAIGPGLGVQKDTARAVCKILEAVTDMEKKIVVDADGLKSIAGELTSFNAQDSVLTPHWGELGVLLEKELDNSKDLDNRIRCALEAANQYNAVVLLKGHIDVVAEPDGGYKLNKTGTPAMTVGGTGDVLTGITAAFLARHETSFRSACASAFVSGVAGEKAFDDLGYHIIPTDCIDQIPEAIRLFNH from the coding sequence ATGCAGGAAGAAGCCTTGACAACCAAGGAAATGCGCGTTCTTGAACTCAATTGTGAGTATCTGGGAGCGGATCTTGGAACACTAATGCAGAATGCTGGAAGAGAAGTTGCACGTGAAATAGATAAGCGGATTGATGTTCAAGGTCGGAAGATTCTGATTTTGTCTGGACGGGGTGGAAACGGGGGAGATGGTATGGTTGCCGCTATTCATCTCCACGAAGCTGGAGCATCTGTTGAAATATGCCTCTTGGGTTCTGAAGACCGAATTACCAACAATGATACTGAGGCTAACTGGAATATCATCAAGAACTTGGATGGTATCAAAAAGCAGGAACTCAAGACCGAATCTGCTGTGAAAAGCTGCTACGCAATTGACGATGCTGATATCATCATTGACGGGATGTTGGGGTTTGGTTTGGGCGGTAATGTTAGAGAACCTATCAAATCGGCCGTAGAACGAGTCAATGCTTCTGAAGCGGCAATTTTCTCAATTGACATTCCTACTGGCATAGATTCAGATACTGGAAAAGTTTGGGGAACAGCAGTCAAAGCTGATACTACGATAACTATGCATGCACCGAAAGTTGGGCTATTGAAGGCCAAGGAGTACACTGGTGAGATTGTAACAGTGTCTATTGGTATACCTCCTGAAGCAGATCAGATATGTGGCCCCGGGGACCTTTCAGTGATGGCCGGCAGAAGACCACCGTACTCTCACAAGGGTGACTACGGTCGAATTCTGGTTATTGGCGGGAGCGATGTGTTTTCTGGAGCGCCTGCATTATGTGGTTTAGCTGCTCTACGAACCGGGGCTGACTTGGTTGAGATTATTGCTCCAGATCCTGTCGTGCCGGCAATTAGGTCCTATAGTCCTAGCATGATTGTACACGGCTTAGGCACAGAAGTTCTGTCGCTCGAATCTGTAGATAAAGTTACGAAACTTGCTAAGAAATGTGATGTAACAGCAATTGGCCCCGGTCTAGGGGTTCAGAAAGATACAGCTAGAGCTGTTTGCAAAATACTTGAAGCTGTTACAGACATGGAGAAGAAGATTGTTGTTGATGCTGATGGCCTGAAAAGCATAGCTGGAGAGTTGACTTCTTTCAACGCACAGGATTCGGTGCTTACTCCACACTGGGGCGAGCTGGGTGTTCTTCTTGAGAAAGAGCTTGACAATTCGAAGGATTTGGATAACCGGATTCGCTGTGCACTAGAAGCCGCCAATCAATACAATGCTGTAGTTCTCTTGAAAGGTCATATTGATGTTGTTGCGGAGCCAGATGGCGGATACAAGTTGAACAAAACTGGAACACCTGCTATGACGGTTGGAGGGACAGGAGACGTGCTTACCGGAATCACAGCTGCTTTTCTTGCAAGACATGAGACTTCATTCAGATCAGCTTGTGCTTCTGCTTTCGTTTCTGGAGTGGCAGGTGAGAAGGCTTTCGACGACCTCGGGTATCATATCATTCCAACAGATTGTATAGATCAAATTCCAGAGGCTATCCGATTGTTCAATCACTGA
- a CDS encoding DUF359 domain-containing protein: protein MSGTWALNLFDRLHLGHEILLERLSQESEPVAAVTTGELIEHELELAPIIQPTSYRVKKLNEFLESIELYEKVQVKEIHRYEDFLEISGKTTFMMYIGPCCTDMEERGIELRKTRLGIKDEIKYLKPVRADDGKKLSSARIRKGEIDHQGHRLRGTQEPPRKLNFETRKDLKTPKGTVYDAADCTPEEEVAARIQEESPACVIAVGDVTSATLLEQGYVPDASIVDGKTKRGPFDKSFSGEKNYYAYNPAGMLYPEAWSVIDTAIHDGRKSIVFIEGEEDLMGFPATVLAPDESVMLYGQPDVGIVWVPVNEENKALAKSFLESMPVISD from the coding sequence ATGTCCGGAACGTGGGCCCTTAATCTCTTCGATAGACTCCATTTGGGTCACGAGATACTTCTTGAAAGACTCTCCCAGGAATCCGAACCTGTTGCTGCGGTAACTACAGGGGAACTCATTGAGCATGAGCTTGAACTTGCACCCATTATTCAACCGACATCATACCGGGTAAAGAAGCTGAACGAATTTCTGGAGTCAATAGAACTATACGAGAAAGTACAAGTCAAAGAAATTCATAGATATGAAGACTTCCTTGAAATTTCAGGAAAGACAACTTTCATGATGTATATAGGGCCCTGTTGCACCGATATGGAAGAACGGGGAATCGAGCTGAGAAAAACCCGCCTGGGCATTAAGGACGAGATTAAGTATCTCAAACCGGTTCGAGCAGACGATGGCAAGAAGCTCTCATCAGCCAGGATACGAAAAGGCGAAATTGATCACCAAGGTCATCGCTTGCGTGGAACTCAAGAACCCCCCAGAAAACTAAATTTTGAAACGCGTAAAGACCTCAAGACGCCAAAGGGAACAGTGTATGATGCAGCCGATTGTACGCCAGAAGAAGAAGTAGCAGCGCGAATCCAAGAAGAGAGCCCCGCATGTGTGATTGCTGTGGGTGACGTAACCAGTGCAACTCTCTTGGAACAGGGCTATGTGCCAGATGCATCTATTGTAGATGGCAAGACCAAACGGGGACCCTTCGATAAATCGTTCTCAGGAGAGAAGAACTACTACGCTTACAATCCCGCAGGAATGCTTTATCCAGAAGCTTGGTCTGTAATAGATACAGCCATCCATGATGGAAGGAAATCAATTGTTTTCATAGAAGGCGAAGAAGACCTCATGGGCTTTCCTGCAACGGTTCTAGCGCCTGATGAATCGGTAATGCTTTACGGGCAGCCAGATGTTGGAATTGTATGGGTACCAGTAAATGAAGAGAACAAAGCACTTGCTAAGAGCTTTTTAGAGTCCATGCCTGTTATCAGTGATTGA
- a CDS encoding metallophosphoesterase: MRILAVADVHCPRYLHKFEKSLELLEEPDLFLMAGDMIDRGRISQYDAVLNTIERHFGDNFPIVACFGNEEYLEVRDEISDIFGDRVLFLDDQSVVLDIEGLKFGIVGTQGSLDKPTRWQKRNLPRIKRVFNRRPIRAEYLLKKIAKQTDYRILLMHYAPCLETCEGADDRSFGAFGSKKFYSMIEDEKPNLVIHGHVHDAIQREAKIGQTLVRNVSLPAAEGVTSLKLSTGKRKKG; the protein is encoded by the coding sequence ATGAGAATACTTGCGGTTGCTGATGTTCACTGTCCACGGTATCTTCACAAATTTGAGAAAAGCTTGGAACTACTAGAAGAACCAGACTTGTTTCTCATGGCGGGAGATATGATAGACCGTGGCCGGATTTCTCAATATGATGCGGTTCTCAATACAATCGAACGTCATTTCGGTGACAATTTCCCGATTGTGGCGTGTTTCGGAAATGAGGAATATCTGGAGGTCAGAGACGAGATATCAGACATTTTTGGTGATCGGGTCTTGTTTCTCGATGATCAATCTGTGGTTCTCGATATTGAGGGACTCAAATTCGGAATCGTAGGGACACAGGGATCTCTTGATAAGCCAACAAGATGGCAGAAACGGAATCTACCTCGAATCAAGCGAGTTTTCAACAGGAGGCCAATCCGTGCGGAATATCTTCTCAAGAAGATAGCAAAACAAACCGATTACCGGATTCTACTCATGCACTATGCTCCATGTCTTGAGACATGTGAAGGTGCTGATGATCGTTCCTTTGGTGCCTTTGGAAGCAAGAAATTCTATAGCATGATTGAAGATGAAAAACCCAATCTGGTGATACACGGCCATGTTCATGATGCGATACAACGAGAGGCCAAAATCGGTCAAACCCTAGTCAGAAATGTCTCATTACCTGCTGCTGAAGGAGTTACGAGCCTGAAACTGTCCACAGGAAAGAGAAAGAAGGGGTAA
- the gltA gene encoding NADPH-dependent glutamate synthase, translating to MPEQNPSRRRRNFDEVALGYTKEQALEEANKCLQCKNPRCVSNCPVEVPIDEFIALVREEKFMEAAQKVKSTNSLPAICGRVCPQESQCESGCVYGIKNEPIAIGRLERFVADYAREQGEEVPEIKEEWDGKIAVVGSGPASLTCAGDLAKLGYDVQVLEALHKPGGVLMYGIPEFRLPKDVVKYEIEQLEKMGVDIRCNYVVGKIRTVKELMEEDGYDAVFLGTGAGAPNFLKIPGINLVDVFSANEFLTRVNMMKGYKFPEYDTPVRVGNRVAVVGGGNVAMDAARTSLRLGAADVYIVYRRSREQMPARAEEVVHAEEEGVQFKLLTNPVEIIGDDRSRVIGMKCIKMKLGEPDESGRKRPIPIEKSEFIFDVDTVIIAIGNRPNPIIANTTPGLEVTKWGTIIIDEDTRMTSVPGVFAGGDIVTGAATVISAMGEGQSAARGIHEYIQNGTEDPSDE from the coding sequence ATGCCTGAACAAAATCCAAGCAGGAGACGTCGAAATTTCGATGAAGTTGCGCTTGGTTATACAAAAGAGCAGGCTCTTGAAGAAGCCAACAAATGTCTACAATGCAAAAACCCACGATGTGTTTCGAACTGTCCTGTGGAAGTTCCTATAGACGAGTTCATAGCATTGGTTCGGGAAGAGAAGTTCATGGAGGCGGCTCAGAAAGTCAAATCAACAAACAGTCTCCCAGCCATTTGTGGACGGGTGTGTCCGCAAGAGTCACAATGCGAATCTGGCTGCGTTTATGGTATCAAGAATGAACCTATTGCTATTGGTAGACTGGAGCGGTTCGTTGCGGATTATGCTCGTGAACAGGGGGAGGAAGTACCAGAGATAAAAGAAGAATGGGATGGCAAGATAGCTGTAGTGGGTTCTGGCCCTGCAAGTCTGACATGTGCTGGAGATTTAGCCAAGCTCGGATATGATGTCCAAGTCCTCGAAGCCTTGCATAAGCCTGGGGGCGTGCTAATGTATGGTATACCTGAGTTTAGGTTGCCCAAGGATGTTGTGAAATACGAGATTGAGCAACTGGAAAAGATGGGTGTTGACATACGCTGCAACTACGTTGTGGGTAAGATTAGAACCGTCAAGGAGCTCATGGAAGAAGATGGTTATGATGCTGTATTTCTTGGCACCGGGGCTGGTGCTCCTAATTTCCTAAAAATTCCTGGCATCAACCTAGTTGATGTATTTTCAGCAAATGAATTCTTGACACGAGTCAATATGATGAAGGGCTACAAATTCCCTGAGTACGATACCCCGGTCCGTGTTGGAAATCGTGTTGCCGTTGTTGGAGGTGGAAACGTCGCTATGGATGCTGCACGAACCTCATTGAGGCTGGGAGCAGCAGATGTCTACATTGTCTACCGGCGATCAAGAGAACAGATGCCTGCTCGGGCTGAGGAAGTAGTACATGCGGAAGAAGAGGGCGTTCAATTCAAGCTCTTGACAAATCCCGTCGAAATTATTGGTGATGACAGGAGCAGAGTTATCGGTATGAAATGCATCAAGATGAAGCTTGGTGAACCAGACGAATCTGGAAGAAAACGACCAATCCCGATTGAGAAGTCTGAATTCATCTTCGATGTCGATACCGTCATTATTGCAATAGGCAATCGGCCAAACCCAATTATTGCTAATACCACACCTGGCCTAGAAGTGACCAAGTGGGGTACAATAATCATTGATGAAGACACAAGAATGACTTCTGTTCCAGGGGTTTTCGCTGGTGGAGACATCGTTACAGGAGCTGCAACTGTGATCAGTGCTATGGGTGAGGGTCAATCTGCAGCACGTGGCATCCACGAATACATCCAGAACGGGACAGAAGACCCCTCTGATGAATAA